In Pseudonocardia sp. DSM 110487, the sequence GCGGTCCTGAACGCCGGGATCATGGCGAGCCCCGAGACGCGCGTCGGCCCGGGCTGGGAAGCGCAGTTCGCCATCAACCACCTCGGTCACTTCGCCCTGGTCAACCGCCTGTCGCCGGCATTGCGGCCCGGCGCGCGCATCGTCGGGGTCTCCTCGACCGGCCACCACCTCTCCGCGATCCGCTGGGACGACGTCCACATCACCCGGGGCTATGACAAGTGGCTCGCCTACGCGCAGGCCAAGACGGCCGTGGCGCTCACCGCCGTGCACCTCGACCGGCTAGGGCGCGCGGCCGGGGTGCGGGCGTTCGCCGTGCACCCCGGCGCAATCCTCACACCGTTGCAGCGGCACCTCGACCGGGCCGAGATGGTCGAGGCCGGATGGGTGGACGAGCGCGGCACCCTGGTCGCGACGCACTTCAAGACTGCGGAGCAGGGCGCGGCCACCCAGGTATGGGCGGCCACGTCGCCGCAGCTCGCCGACCTCGGCGGGGTGTTCTGCCAGGACTGTGACATTGCCCCGATGACCGACCACGTCGACATGGACGCAGGCGGCGTGATGGCCCACGCCGCCGACCCCGACGAGGCCGCGCGGTTGTGGGCTCTGTCCGCCGAGCTCACCGGGGTCACGTGGCCGGGGTGAGCACCTCCACCGTGCCGCGGCCGCCGTCGACCCGGACCCGGTCACCGGTGTGCAGCACGCTCGTCGCGGTGCCCGTCCCGACGACGGCGGGGATACCCAGCTCACGGGCCACGATCGCGGCGTGCGAGAGCGGCGCCCCGACGTCGGTGACGACGGCGGCGGCGCGCGGGAAGAGCGGCGTCCAGCCGATGTTGGTCACGGTCGTCACGAGGATCTCGCCGGGCCGCAGGTCCGCGCCCTCCTCGGCCGAGCGCAGCACCCGCACGACCCCCTCGACGACGCCGCCCGCGCCGGGGAAGCCGGTCACGTCTCCGCTGGCAGATGCCGGTGCTGCCGAGGCCCCGTTGATGTTGGAGTAGACATCCGCGCGGCGACCGGGGTCGGCCGCCCATGCGAACGGGTCGAACGCACCGCGGATCAGCGAGGGGTACGGCGGGAGCGCGGCGTAGCGCTCGTAGGCGGCGCGCCGCTCGGAGCTGTCGGGCACCGGCGCGCCGCGCAGGACGGCGGCGACCTCGTCGACGTCCAGCATGAACACCTCGTCGCCGAGCCCGGCGAGCTCGGCGGCCCGCAGCAGGTAGGCGCGCGCGACGGCGAACGCCCGGATCACCTCGGTGCGTGCCTGCTCGCGCTTGCTCGCGGCGCCTGCCCAGCGCCGCAGCCGCTTCCGCGTGGCGGCCACCTGCTTCGCGTGCGCGGCGACGAGCCGTTCCCACGCGGCGCGGTGGGCCGCCTCCTGCTTCCGCAGGAGGTCGAGGGGGTCGGCTCCGGCCTCGCGCAGCGCGCCGAGCTGCTGCTCCACCCAGCCGGGTTGCTCGGCGGGGCGGGGAAGGGACACCTCGAACTCGTGGGGGCCGCGGTGGCCGTACCGCTCGGTGTAGGTGGCCTCGTCGATGTCCCCGCGCTCGAGCAGCGCCAGCCCCACGACCGGTCCGAGGCTCGCGAGCATCTCGCCGTCGACGGTGATCCCCGACGTGAGCGCGGCCGCGTCGGCGTCGCCGACCAGCTTCCGCAGCCGCTTCTGCACGGTGAGCAGGGCGACCGGGTCGCTGCGGCCCGCGGCGCCCAGCATGTCCGAGCCCGTGACGACGAGCCGGCGCACCTCGTCGTCCCAGAGTCGCGCCAGTGCGGCAGGGTCGCTGGTCGCCTTGATCCGTTCGGTCAGCTCCGCGCAGCGGCGCGGGTTCCCCTCCAGGAACGCGGGCAGTCGCCGCAGGGTGCCGGGCACACTCGCCATGAACCGCACCGCGGTGGGCACGAGCGAGCGGAGCACCCGCATCCGCGAGAGCGGGACCGGGGGGATCGCGACACCGGCCGGCAGCTGGCCGAAGGTGTTCTCGGTCAGTGAGCGGAAGCGCGACTCCGAGATGCCGACGAGCCCCGACATCGCGGCGGACAGGCTCATGTTCAGGTAGAAGCGCCCACCGATGTTGCCGTACCCGCGCAGGTCCGGCAGCGAGAGCGTCGGCATGGCCCGGGACATGAACAGCTGCACGAGCGACCAGGTGCACGGCGTCATGACGTCCGGGATGGCCTCGCCGAGGTTGGTGTTGGTCCACAGGAAGTCGCCGAGGCGGGTGTCGTTCCACGGGTCGCGCAACCCGGTGATCGGCCGGGCCTGGACGATCGCGAGCATCCCGTGGGCCAGGGTCCACTCGACGTCCATGGGCCGGCCGTAGTGGGCCGCGATGCGCCGGCCGAGGGCGGCGAGCTCGGCGGCGCGGGCGTCGTCGAGGACGGGGGCGCGGCGCCGCTCGGCCGGCACCGGCCGCTCGGCGGGACCGTCGGGTGTGCGGACGGTCATGACCTCCTTGTCACCGGTGCGCCGTTCCCGCACCGCGCCGGTGGCGGCGTCGAGCACCAGCTCGTCCGGGGTGACCTGACCGCCCACGAGGGACTCGCCGAGCCCCCACGTCGCGTTGACGACCATCCGGTCGGTTGCGCCGGTCACCGGGTCGGCGGTGAACAGCACGCCGGCGGCGTCGGCGTCGACCAGCTCCTGCACGACCACCGCGAGCGCGACGTCGGCCGGGTCGATCCCCTCCCGCCTGCGGTACTCGATCGCCCGCGCGGTCCACAGTGAGGCCCAGCATCGGCGCACCGCATCGACCACGGCATCCGCGCCGCGGATGTCGAGGAAGGTGTCCTGCTGCCCGGCGAAGGAGGCGCCGGGCAGGTCCTCTGCGGTCGCGGACGAGCGGACGGCCACGGCCGGCTCACCGAGCGCGGTGTAGGCCTCCCGGATCGGCGACGCGAGCTCGTCGGGCACCTCGTGCGCCGCGAACAGCGCGGCGATCGCGTCGGCGTCCCCCGAGCCGGCCGCGGCGACGATCCCGTCCTGCAGCCCGTAGTGGGCGACGAACCGCCGGTAGGCGGCCGTGGTCACGTGGAAGCCAGGCGGCACCGGCAGTCCGGCGCGCTGCAGCGTGGCGAGTGAGGCGCCCTTGCCGCCGACGGTGGCCAGGTCGGCCCTGGCCGCGTCGAGGGTCAGCACGTAGGTGTTCTGCGTGCTCGTGGTCATGCTGTCTCCTCCGTGGTGAGGGCGGCCTGCAGCTGCTCGTCGGCAACGGCCAGCGCGCGGTCGACGTGGTCGCGCACCGCCCGGTCCATGGCCGTCACCTCGCCCGGGGTCAGCGGTTCGGGGCGCTGGAGCGAGCGCCACACCGCCTCGGCCACCAGGCCGGGCACCACGTCGTCGGGCACGCGGAATTCCTCGGGCATCAGGGGGGCGGTCAGGAAGTAGCCGAGGAACATCGCGCTCAACACGGTGACCTGCTCGGCGAGGGTGCGGTCGGTGCGGACCAGGCCGGCTTCCCGCAGCGTCACGACGAGCTCGGTGATACCGCCGGTCGGCCTGCCCTCCTCGGCGGCGGCCCGGGCGAGCCCGCCGAGCACCTCGGTGTCGCGGGTCAGCACGGCCGTGACGAGCGGGCTGCGCTGGTAGGCCCGCACGCTCTCGACGAGCAGCAGTTCCAGGTCGGCCGGCCGCTCAGCGGCACGGAGCCGGTCGCGCAGCTGGGTCAGGACGACCGCTCGCTCGCGGCGCAGCAGCGCGAGGAAGAGCCGGTCGCGGCTGCGCCAGTGCGCGTACACGCTGCCCTTGGCGATGCCCGCCTCGCGCGCGATGTCGTTGATGGTCGTGCGGTCGTGCCCGTAGCGCAGCAGCAGCCGCGCGGCGGCGTCGAGGATCCGGTCGGCTCGCTCGACGGGATCGACGGGAACCCCTCGTGGTGACACTGCTGCTCCTGATGACCAGATGAACGGATCTGGTCATCATGATGCCACGGCGAGCGGAATCGGGAAAGATCGGCCAACCTGTCGTATCTGTAGACACACGCCTTCGTACGTAGACGCCTGCTCCCTGTTAGGCTGCCCTTCGTGTCGAGCGATCGAGAGAGCGGCATGCGTGCTGTCAAGTCGGCGGCGCGCACCGTGGATCTGCTCGAGCTCCTCGCCACCCGACAGAACCGTCCGGCAAGGCTTCGCGAGCTGAGTGAGGCCCTCGGCGCGCCGCGCAGCAGCGTCTACGCCCTGATCCGCACCCTCGTCGAACGCGGCTGGGTCCGCGCCGATCCGACGGGCACGCAGTACAGCATCGGCATCCGAGCACTGCTCGCCGGCACAACGTACCTCGACACCGACCCCTACCTGCGCATCGTCCAGCCGCAGATCACGGACCTGTCGGCCGCGCTGGACGAGACGATCCACTTCGGCCGGATCGACCGCGGGGACATCGTCTACCTCGCCACCAAGGAGTCGACCAAATACATCCGGCCGTTCAGCCGGATCGGTCGCAGGCTTCCGGCGTTCAGCACGGCGATGGGCAAGGCGCTGCTCGCCGAACGCCTCGATACGGGGATCGACGCGCACGTGCCGAGGGAGCCTGCGCCGCTCACCCCGAACACGCTGGTCGACCACGACGCGCTGATCCGCGATCTCGAGCTCACCCGCACCCGTGGGTACGCGATCGACGACGAGGAGAACTACGTCGGGGTGAAGTGCTTCGGCTTCGCCCTGCGCTACAGCAGCCCAGCGACCGACGCCATCAGCTGCTCGGTCCCGGCGGCGAGCCTGGACGAGAGCCGGCAGGAGGAGATCGTCGCGGCGCTCGAGCAGACGCGGCTGGCCATCGAGCGCATGGCGCCCGTCGACCTCACCGCCACCCCCGAGCTCGGCCGCGGGATCTAGGCCGTGTCTGGCGGATCTTGACCGCGGTATTCGCGCCCAGGCCACCCCTGGCTGCGTTGTCGGCCCGACCGGGTATTCCCAATACAACGGCTCGGGCCTCCGCCTTGCCAGGGGCGGCCTGGATCACGAATCCCATCGCCCAAGATCCACGAGACACGGCCTAGCCGTTCGCGTCATGCATGATGCCCGTTCAGGAGGGCTGGCGGGTGGGCATGATCGTGATCTGCTGCAGGTTGACTCGCGCGGGCTGCTCGGCCAGGAAGGCGACCGCCTCGGCGATGTCTTCGGGTTCCAGCCAGGTCATGGCCTGCTTGGACCCGTCCAGCCAGTCCCGCGCCCCGGCGTCGGTGACGTGGCTCTGCAGCTCGGTGCCGACGATGCCCGGTTCGATCGCCGACACCCGGACGTCCTTGGCGCCCAGCTCCGCGCGCAGGGTCCGCGACAGGTGGGTCACGTAGGCCTTGGTGCCGGAGTAGACCGCGAAGTTCGGGAAGATGTTCTGCGCGGCGATCGAGGAGGTGTTCACCAGGTCGGCGACCCCCTTGTCGGCGGCGGCCGCGATCAGCTGCGGGACGAAGGCACCGATGGTGTTCATCAGGCCGGTGATGTTCAGGTCGATCTGGTGCTGCCATTGCTCGACCGGCAGCTCCTCGACCGGAGCCGGCAGCATGACACCGGCGTTGGTGAACAGCAGATCGACGGTGCCGAGCTCGTCGGCGATCCGCTCGGCCGCCGCCCGCAGGGCCGCGGCGTCGGTGACGTCGACAGGCAGGGCGAGCGCGGTGCCGCCGGCCTGCTCGATCTCCTTGACCAGGGTCTCGAGCCGGTCGGCGCGGCGGGCCAGCACGGCGACCTGCGCGCCGGAGGTCGCCAGTCGCTTGGCGGTGGCCGCACCGATGCCGCTGGACGCGCCGGTGACGACGGCGACCCGGCCGGTCAGCGGGGCGGTCTGCGTGGAGGTGGTCATCAGGTAGTCCCCTCGGATGGATCTCGTGGCCGGTCGGCCACGGGATCCACACAACCAGCGCCGGACCGGCCGCAGGCCGCGTTGTCGAGCCCTGCCCGACCGGGGTCGGCCGGACCTGGGTCTGGCAGACCGACCTTCGTCGATCCACGGTCCCGCGCGGCACCGCACAATGGCGTTCATGGAGCACAACGCCGAGCTCAAGGAGTTCCTGCGCTCGCGCCGCGCTCGACTCGGAATCGACGACGTCCAGGTCGGGGGCACCGGGGCCGCGCGGCGCGTGCCCGGGCTGCGCCGGGAGGAGGTCGCGCAGCTTGCCGGGGTGAGCGTGGACTACTACAGCCGGCTGGAGCAGGGCCGCCCGCTCAACGTTTCCGACGAGGTGCTCGACGCGATCGGGCGGGCCCTACGGCTCGACGACATCGAGCGCGCGCACCTGTTCCAGATCGCCCGCATCAACCCGCGTCGCAGGCGACGGCGCAGCCCTGCCCGCGTCCAGCGGGTGCGGTCCGGGATCAGGCGCGTGCTGGACACGCTCGACGACGTCGCCCCGGCCTTCGTGTTCGGCAGGCGGATGGACGTCCTGGCAACCAACCGGCTGGCCCGCGCGCTGATGACCGACTTCGAGGCGCTGCCGCCCCGGGAGCGCAACATGATCCGGTACACCTTCCTCGACGAGTCCACCCGCGAGCTGTATGCGGACTGGGAGGACGTGGCCCGGGACAACGTCGCGGTCCTGCGGCTGGACGCCGGCCGGCATCCCGACGACCCGCTGCTGGCCGAGCTGGTCGGCGAGCTCGCCGTGAAGAGCCCGCAGTTCCGGCGATGGTGGGCCGACCACGACGTCCGCGAGCGCAGCCACGGCACCAAGCGCTACCACCATCCCCTGGTTGGCGACCTCACGATCGACTACGAGTCGGTGTCGCTGCCCGGCGACCCCGACCAGACGCTCTGCATCTACACCGCCGAACCCGGCTCGGCCTCGCAGAACGCGCTGCGCCTGCTGGCCGGCTGGACCGCAGCACCGGGCGCGCCCGACACGGTCGCGTCCGGCGATCGCTCGGGGTCCTGATCACCCGCGACAGGCCGGTTGTCCACGGCGGTCCCCACGACCATGGGCACCCGACACTTCGGATCATGCACGGGCGAGTGCGTCCGGCTCGCCGATGAGCGGGTGGTGGCACTCCGCGCCGTGGACCGCATCGCCGGCCGGCGGCGGGGTCCCGGTCGCGCACACCTCGGTCGCCCGCCAGCACCGCGTCCGGAACCGGCACCCGGACGGCGGGTCCAGCGGGGACGGGAGCTCGCCCTCGAGCACGATCCGCTCGCTGCGTCCGGCCCGATCCAGGCTCGGGGCCGCCGACAGCAGCGCCGCCGTGTAGGGATGCCGCGGCCGCTCGAAGACCTGCTCGACGGGGCCCGACTCGACGATCCGGCCCAGGTACATGACGACGACGCGGTCCGCGACGTGGCGGACGACCGACAGGTCGTGGGAGATGAACAGGTACGACACCCCGAGCCGCTGCTGCAGCTCCGCCAGCAGGTTGAGCACCTGCGACTGCACGGAGAGGTCCAGCGCGGACACCGGCTCGTCGCACACCACCACGTCCGGGTCGAGCGCGAGCGCGCGGGCGATCCCGAGTCGCTGCCGCTGGCCACCGGACAGCTCGGCCGGGTAGCGGCCGGCATCCCCTGGTCGCAGCCCCACGAGGTCGAGCAGTTCCCGCACCCGGGCGGCCCGGTCCCGCGCCGTCCGGAACAGGTCCCGGTGGGTCCACCACGGCTCGGCCACGATCTCGCCCGCCGTCATCCGCGCGTTGAGCGAGTCGTACGGGTCCTGGAAGACCATCTGGACCCGGCGCCGCCAGGCCAGTAGCTCCTTGCCGGTCAGCGTGAACGGGTCGACGCCCGCGAAGCGGATCGTGCCGGTGTCCGGCCGCTCCAGCCGCAGCAGCGTGCGCGCGAGCGTCGACTTGCCGCAGCCGGACTCACCGACGAGGCCGAGCGTCTCCCCGCGGCCCAGCTCGAAGCTCACCCCGTCGAGCGCGCGCACCCGCCCACCTCGAACGGTGAAGCTCTTGCCGAGCTCGCGGACCTCGACCAGCTCAGACATTCGGCACCTCGTCGGGGAAGAAGCAGGCCGTCGCCCGGGTGCTCCCGTGTGGGGCAAGCGGCGGCCGTTCGGCCCGGCAGCGGTCCCGGACCAGCGGGCACCGGTCCTGGAAGACACAGCCGGCGGGGATCGCGTGCAGGTCGGGCGGTAGGCCGGGGATGGAGGGCAGGGGCTCGCCCCGCAGGCCGTGGTCGGGCACCGAGTCGAGCAGCCCCTTGCTGTACGGGTGGCGGGGGTCGGTGAACACCTCGTCGACAGGGCCGGTCTCCACGACGCTGCCCGCGTACATGACTGCCACCCGGTCGGCCTCCTCGGCGACGAGCGGCAGGTCGTGGGTGATCAGTACGAGGGCCATCCGCTGCTCGGTGCGCAGGTCCCGCAGCAGCCGCATGATCTGCGCCTGCACGGTGACGTCGAGCGCGGTGGTGGGCTCGTCGGCGATCAGCACGCGGGGGTGCAGCGCGACCGCCATCGCGATCAGCAGCCGCTGGCGCATCCCGCCCGAGAACTGGTGCGGGTAGCTGTCCGCCCGCACCTCTGGCTCCGGGATGCCCACCCGCGCCATGAGGTCCACCGCCGCCTTCCGGGCCTCCCGGCGCGACAGCCCGCGGTGGATCCGGAACGGCTCGGCGAGCTGGGTGCCCACCGGGTAGACCGGGTTGAGCGCGGTGAGCGCGTCCTGGAAGACGATGGCGATCTCGGGTCCGGCCTTGGCCCTGCGGGTCGGCTCGTCGATGGTGAGCAGGTCGACCGCGTCGGCACCACCACTGTCATGGCCACCGAGCCGCACCGCGCCGCCGGTCACCTCGGCCACCGGGTCCAGCAGCCCGACGACCGCGCGGGCCGTCATCGACTTGCCGCAGCCGGACTCGCCGAGCAGTGCGAGGGTCTCGCCGCGGCGGGCGGCGAAGCTGACGGTGTCCACCGCGCGGACCGTGCCGTGCGGGGTCCTGATGTCGACGCAGAGGCCGTCGACCTCGAGCACGGTGTCGGTACTGGTGTTGCTCGCGGGCGGGGCGGTCACGGACGGGCCTCCTGCTCGATGGGCACGCTGTGCGCCACGCCGGGTCGGCGCGAGCGCGGCGTGAGGAGCCGCCAGCGCTCGCCGGGGTCGCCTGCCAGCCGCACCCATGACGACAGCACCGTCGCCGCCACGGTGACGACGACGATGGCCAGGCCGGGGAAGAACGACAACCACCATGCCGTGCGCAGGTAGCTGCGCCCCTCGGACACCATGAGGCCCCAGCTCACGTCCGGCGGCTGGATGCCGATGCCGAGGAAGGAGAGTGACGACTCGGCGAGCGTGATGTAGCAGAAGTCGAGCGTTGCGACGGTCAGCAGCGTGGGCAGGATGATCGGCAGGACGTGGCGGCGGATGACGGCGCCCCCGGAGGTGCCGAACGTGCGCGCGGCGTCGACGAACCCGCGGCCGCGCAGCGCGGCCGCCTCGGCCCGTGCGGTGCGCAGGAAGACCGGGATCCTGGTGATCGCCAGCACCAGCACTATCGTCGCGATGCTCGGCGCGAACACGTACAGCACGACGACGGCGAGCAGCAGCGACGGGAAGCTCATGATCACATCGGCGATGCGCATCGCGATGCTCTCGCGGCGCCCGCGGTGGTAGCCCGCCCACATGCCGATCACGGAGCCGATGACCATCGACAGCAGCACCGTCGGCAGGGCGACCGAGAACGTCGTCGCGCTCGCGACGATCAGCCGCGCGAGCACGCTGCGACCGAGCGCGTCGGTGCCCAGCAGGCCGAACCAGCCCAGCTCGGTGCTGAGCGGGGGGCGGCGGGAGAGCGCGAGGTCCTGCCGCTGTGCGACCTCGCCGAGCAGTAGCGGGCCGAGCAGCGCGCAGAGCGCGGCGAGCAGCAGCACGACGGCCGCGGCGGTGGCGACCCGGTCGGCCAGCAGCAGCCTGAGGAGCCCGGGGGAGGACCGGCGCGGCGCCGGTTCGCTCGGGGCGGGAGCTGTGGGTGTCAGTTCGGCGGTGCTCATCGCAAGCCTTCCTCTACACCGTCGCGACGTCGCGGACGCGGGCGTCGAGCAGGGCGTAGCCGATGTCGATGGCGATGTTCAGGACGAAGATCGCCACGGCGGTCAGCAGCACGGCCGCCTGCAGCACCGCGAAGTCGCGCTGCAGGATCGCGTCGATCATCAGCTTGCCGATCCCCGGCCAGCCGAAGATCGTCTCGACGATCACCGCCCCGTTGACGAGGCCGACGGCCAGGTCACCGGCGACGGTCAGGGCGGGCGCCGCGGCGTTGCGCAGGGCGTGGTGGGTGACGACGCGCCTGCCGTCGGCGCCCTTGCTGCGCGCGAGCCGGACGTAGGGCGCCGACAGGGCGGAGACCATCGCGCCGCGCACGACCTGGGTGAGCACGCCGAGCGGCCGGACCATCAGCACCGCGACGGGAAGGACCCAGGACAGCACGCCGTTGTCCATGCCGGAGGTGGGGAGCACCCCGAGCACGACGGCGAGGAGCCACACGCCGGTCACGGCGAGCCAGAAGTCCGGCACGCTTGCGGCGGTCATCGTGAGGAACGACGAGGTCCGGTCGGCGGGCGAGTTCGGCCGGTACGCTGCCCAGCTGCCGATCAAGAGGGCACCCGCCACCGCGAGGAGCATGGTGACCGCGGCGAGCGACAGCGTCACCGGGAACGCCCGCAGCACCATCTCGGCCGCGGGCTCCTCGGTGCGCAGCGACGTGCCCAGGTCGAGCTGCACGATCCCGGCCAGGTAGTCCAGCAGTTGCTGCCACACCGGCAGGTCGAGCCCGTTCGCCGCGGCGAACTCGGCCCGATCCGCGGGCGAGGCCGACTCGGGCAGGTACAGCGCGGTCGGGTCGCCGGTGAGCCGCGCCAGCAGGAAGACGCCGAGCAGCACGACCAGCAGCGGGATCGCGGCGCTCACCGCGCGGCGGCGCAGGAAGGTCAGCACGGTGTCGCCCGCGGATGCGCGCGTGCGGCCGGGACGGTCATGCATGCCTCCGATGGCATCGTCGTCAGGCTGGGGTCGTCAGGCGGGTGTGTCAGGCGGGAGTCATGGCGGCGAGGCGCATCTCGTCGCCGGTCGCCGCGTCGGGCTCGTAGTGGACGCGCGGGGAGCGGGCGAGCATGCCGCGCATGTGCGCGATGTAGGCGTACTGGTCGATCTCCTCCGGCTCCCGGGCGAAGAGCGCGGCGAGCGCGGCGTGGCGCTCCGGGCCGGAGAGGGCCTCCGCCGCCGCGATCGCCGCGTCGAAGTCCGGTATGCCGTAGGAGCTCTGGTAGCCGTCGGACAGCATGTACTGGTCCAGGGTGAACGCCGCGTCGCCCGCCTGGTTGCCGTGCTGGATCATCAGGATGTACGCGCCGGTGCCCTCCGGGAACGGGCGTTGCTGGTACTCCAGCCCCTCGGCCGAGTCCATCATCTGGATCTGCACGTTCAGGCCCAGCTGCGACAGCTGGTACTGGATCGCCTGGGTCACCTCCGACACCCGGGGGAAGAGGCCCGACCGGACGATGAACCGGATCGGCGCGGAGAGGTCGACGCCATCGGCCCGCACCTCGTCCATCAG encodes:
- a CDS encoding ABC transporter permease, whose product is MSTAELTPTAPAPSEPAPRRSSPGLLRLLLADRVATAAAVVLLLAALCALLGPLLLGEVAQRQDLALSRRPPLSTELGWFGLLGTDALGRSVLARLIVASATTFSVALPTVLLSMVIGSVIGMWAGYHRGRRESIAMRIADVIMSFPSLLLAVVVLYVFAPSIATIVLVLAITRIPVFLRTARAEAAALRGRGFVDAARTFGTSGGAVIRRHVLPIILPTLLTVATLDFCYITLAESSLSFLGIGIQPPDVSWGLMVSEGRSYLRTAWWLSFFPGLAIVVVTVAATVLSSWVRLAGDPGERWRLLTPRSRRPGVAHSVPIEQEARP
- a CDS encoding helix-turn-helix transcriptional regulator, with protein sequence MEHNAELKEFLRSRRARLGIDDVQVGGTGAARRVPGLRREEVAQLAGVSVDYYSRLEQGRPLNVSDEVLDAIGRALRLDDIERAHLFQIARINPRRRRRRSPARVQRVRSGIRRVLDTLDDVAPAFVFGRRMDVLATNRLARALMTDFEALPPRERNMIRYTFLDESTRELYADWEDVARDNVAVLRLDAGRHPDDPLLAELVGELAVKSPQFRRWWADHDVRERSHGTKRYHHPLVGDLTIDYESVSLPGDPDQTLCIYTAEPGSASQNALRLLAGWTAAPGAPDTVASGDRSGS
- a CDS encoding ABC transporter ATP-binding protein, which gives rise to MSELVEVRELGKSFTVRGGRVRALDGVSFELGRGETLGLVGESGCGKSTLARTLLRLERPDTGTIRFAGVDPFTLTGKELLAWRRRVQMVFQDPYDSLNARMTAGEIVAEPWWTHRDLFRTARDRAARVRELLDLVGLRPGDAGRYPAELSGGQRQRLGIARALALDPDVVVCDEPVSALDLSVQSQVLNLLAELQQRLGVSYLFISHDLSVVRHVADRVVVMYLGRIVESGPVEQVFERPRHPYTAALLSAAPSLDRAGRSERIVLEGELPSPLDPPSGCRFRTRCWRATEVCATGTPPPAGDAVHGAECHHPLIGEPDALARA
- a CDS encoding SDR family oxidoreductase, with product MTTSTQTAPLTGRVAVVTGASSGIGAATAKRLATSGAQVAVLARRADRLETLVKEIEQAGGTALALPVDVTDAAALRAAAERIADELGTVDLLFTNAGVMLPAPVEELPVEQWQHQIDLNITGLMNTIGAFVPQLIAAAADKGVADLVNTSSIAAQNIFPNFAVYSGTKAYVTHLSRTLRAELGAKDVRVSAIEPGIVGTELQSHVTDAGARDWLDGSKQAMTWLEPEDIAEAVAFLAEQPARVNLQQITIMPTRQPS
- a CDS encoding ABC transporter ATP-binding protein; translated protein: MTAPPASNTSTDTVLEVDGLCVDIRTPHGTVRAVDTVSFAARRGETLALLGESGCGKSMTARAVVGLLDPVAEVTGGAVRLGGHDSGGADAVDLLTIDEPTRRAKAGPEIAIVFQDALTALNPVYPVGTQLAEPFRIHRGLSRREARKAAVDLMARVGIPEPEVRADSYPHQFSGGMRQRLLIAMAVALHPRVLIADEPTTALDVTVQAQIMRLLRDLRTEQRMALVLITHDLPLVAEEADRVAVMYAGSVVETGPVDEVFTDPRHPYSKGLLDSVPDHGLRGEPLPSIPGLPPDLHAIPAGCVFQDRCPLVRDRCRAERPPLAPHGSTRATACFFPDEVPNV
- a CDS encoding ABC transporter permease; the protein is MHDRPGRTRASAGDTVLTFLRRRAVSAAIPLLVVLLGVFLLARLTGDPTALYLPESASPADRAEFAAANGLDLPVWQQLLDYLAGIVQLDLGTSLRTEEPAAEMVLRAFPVTLSLAAVTMLLAVAGALLIGSWAAYRPNSPADRTSSFLTMTAASVPDFWLAVTGVWLLAVVLGVLPTSGMDNGVLSWVLPVAVLMVRPLGVLTQVVRGAMVSALSAPYVRLARSKGADGRRVVTHHALRNAAAPALTVAGDLAVGLVNGAVIVETIFGWPGIGKLMIDAILQRDFAVLQAAVLLTAVAIFVLNIAIDIGYALLDARVRDVATV
- a CDS encoding oxidoreductase, which translates into the protein MTTIQRPIGSGFGPASTAAEVLRGIDLSGKLALVTGGYSGIGLETTRALAAAGAHVAVPARRPAVAAAALPGAEVDELDLADLASVDRFAERFLASGRALDIAVLNAGIMASPETRVGPGWEAQFAINHLGHFALVNRLSPALRPGARIVGVSSTGHHLSAIRWDDVHITRGYDKWLAYAQAKTAVALTAVHLDRLGRAAGVRAFAVHPGAILTPLQRHLDRAEMVEAGWVDERGTLVATHFKTAEQGAATQVWAATSPQLADLGGVFCQDCDIAPMTDHVDMDAGGVMAHAADPDEAARLWALSAELTGVTWPG
- a CDS encoding PEP/pyruvate-binding domain-containing protein, which encodes MTTSTQNTYVLTLDAARADLATVGGKGASLATLQRAGLPVPPGFHVTTAAYRRFVAHYGLQDGIVAAAGSGDADAIAALFAAHEVPDELASPIREAYTALGEPAVAVRSSATAEDLPGASFAGQQDTFLDIRGADAVVDAVRRCWASLWTARAIEYRRREGIDPADVALAVVVQELVDADAAGVLFTADPVTGATDRMVVNATWGLGESLVGGQVTPDELVLDAATGAVRERRTGDKEVMTVRTPDGPAERPVPAERRRAPVLDDARAAELAALGRRIAAHYGRPMDVEWTLAHGMLAIVQARPITGLRDPWNDTRLGDFLWTNTNLGEAIPDVMTPCTWSLVQLFMSRAMPTLSLPDLRGYGNIGGRFYLNMSLSAAMSGLVGISESRFRSLTENTFGQLPAGVAIPPVPLSRMRVLRSLVPTAVRFMASVPGTLRRLPAFLEGNPRRCAELTERIKATSDPAALARLWDDEVRRLVVTGSDMLGAAGRSDPVALLTVQKRLRKLVGDADAAALTSGITVDGEMLASLGPVVGLALLERGDIDEATYTERYGHRGPHEFEVSLPRPAEQPGWVEQQLGALREAGADPLDLLRKQEAAHRAAWERLVAAHAKQVAATRKRLRRWAGAASKREQARTEVIRAFAVARAYLLRAAELAGLGDEVFMLDVDEVAAVLRGAPVPDSSERRAAYERYAALPPYPSLIRGAFDPFAWAADPGRRADVYSNINGASAAPASASGDVTGFPGAGGVVEGVVRVLRSAEEGADLRPGEILVTTVTNIGWTPLFPRAAAVVTDVGAPLSHAAIVARELGIPAVVGTGTATSVLHTGDRVRVDGGRGTVEVLTPAT
- a CDS encoding TetR/AcrR family transcriptional regulator, translated to MSPRGVPVDPVERADRILDAAARLLLRYGHDRTTINDIAREAGIAKGSVYAHWRSRDRLFLALLRRERAVVLTQLRDRLRAAERPADLELLLVESVRAYQRSPLVTAVLTRDTEVLGGLARAAAEEGRPTGGITELVVTLREAGLVRTDRTLAEQVTVLSAMFLGYFLTAPLMPEEFRVPDDVVPGLVAEAVWRSLQRPEPLTPGEVTAMDRAVRDHVDRALAVADEQLQAALTTEETA
- a CDS encoding IclR family transcriptional regulator, yielding MSSDRESGMRAVKSAARTVDLLELLATRQNRPARLRELSEALGAPRSSVYALIRTLVERGWVRADPTGTQYSIGIRALLAGTTYLDTDPYLRIVQPQITDLSAALDETIHFGRIDRGDIVYLATKESTKYIRPFSRIGRRLPAFSTAMGKALLAERLDTGIDAHVPREPAPLTPNTLVDHDALIRDLELTRTRGYAIDDEENYVGVKCFGFALRYSSPATDAISCSVPAASLDESRQEEIVAALEQTRLAIERMAPVDLTATPELGRGI